The Thermus oshimai DSM 12092 DNA segment CCTTCAGGACATCCAGCTCCGTGAACCCCTCCTGGAGCATGTGCTTGGCCACGTGGGGGCCAAGCCGGTAGCGGCCTTCCTTGAGGTGGGGGAGGAGGTCTTCCAGGCGGCGAAGCTTCTTCATGGAACCCCCCTTTGACCCCCAGTCTAGCCGAGCCCCCCTGGGGGAAAAGGCGCTTGGCCCACTTAGCGGTAGGGCCCCAGGGCCTTGGGGCCCTTAAGGGCGATGAAGGCCCCGTACACCCTCTCCGCCCCGGCCTCCAAAAGGGCCTCCTCCGCCCTCAAGAAGGTGGCCCCGCTGGTGAGGACATCGTCCACCAGAAGCCAGGCCCCCTCTACCCGCCCCCTTGGGCGGAAGAGCCCTTCCGGGAGGCGGGCCCGCGCCCTTCCCCTCACCAGGGGGCGGCTTGGGGCGTAGCGGGCCCGGTAGAGCACCGGGCGGTAGAGAAGGCCTAGGCGCGCCGCCAGGGCCCGGGCCAGGAGGTCCGGGGGGTTATACCCCCTTCGGAGAAGGCGGGGAAGGAGGGTGGGAACCGCGGTGACCCCCTTTAGGGGCCAGCCCGCCTCCTCCACCCCCAGGGCCAGGGCCTCCGCCAGAATAGGGGCCAGGCCCCACCGCCCCCCGTACTTCAGGGCCCGCACCAGGCCCCCCACCCGGCCGTAAAGGCCCAGGTAGACGAAGCGGTCCGTGCGGAAAGGCCTCAAGCTCCCTCGGCAGAGGGTGCAGAGCAGGGGGCGGTCCAAGGGGCCCCCGCACCCCGGGCACCGGTGCCCCAATAGCGCCTCAAGAAAGGCCCAGGGCACGGCGGAGGGCCTCGCCAAAGGGGGGGTAAAGCACCCCCTTTTCCGTGATGATCCCCGTGAGGTAGCGGTGGGGGGTCACGTCAAAGGCGGGGTGGTAGGCGGGAAAGCCCTCGGGGGCGATGGGAAGGCCCCGGAGGTGGGTCACCTCCTCGGCGGGGCGCTCCTCTATGGGGATGCCCTCCCCGCTTTCAAGCTTTGGGTCCACGGAGGAAAGGGGAAGCGCGGCGTAGAAGGGAATCCCGTGGTGGTGGGCCAGGACGGCCAGGGCGTAGGTGCCGATCTTGTTGGCGAAGTCCCCGTTTAGGGCCATGCGGTCCACCCCCACGATCACCGCGTCCACCTGTCCCCTCGCCATGAGGAAGCCCGCCATGTTGTCCGCGATGAGGGTGGCGGGGACCCCGGCTTTCATGAGCTCAAAGGCGGTGAGCCGGGCCCCCTGGAGGTAGGGCCTCGTCTCGTCCACCCAGACGTGGCGCACAAGGCCCCGGCGGTGGGCCTCGAGGATGGCCCCCAAAGCGGTGCCGTACCCCCCGGTGGCGAGGGGTCCGGTGTTGCAGTGGGTGAGGACCTGGCCCCTTAAGACCTCCGCCCCGTGGCGGCTAATCGCCGCTTCCGTCTCCTCCACCTCCCGCCAGAGGGCGTAGGCCCCCTCAAGGGTCCCCTCCAGGCTCCCCCAGTGGGGCCGGAGGCGGTCTAAGGCGTGGAAGAGGTTCACCGCCGTGGGGCGGCTCGCCCGGAGGAGCCGGTCCGCCTCCTCGGGATCCTCCCCGGAAAGGTGGGCCAGGACCATGCCGAAGGCCGCGGAAACCCCGATGGCCGGGGCCCCCCGCACCACCATGGCCCGGATGGCCTCGGCCATCCCCTTGGCCGTGCGCACCGGGACCCAGACCTCCTCCTGGGGCAGGCGCCGTTGGTCCAGGAGCCAGAACACCCCCTCTTCCCGGTCAAAGCGGAAGGGCAGAAGCCTCATGCCCCTAAGGTACCCCACCCCAGCACCCTCCCCGTGGAAAAACCCCCACCCAGGGGAAGAAGGCAGCCTAAAGGCCCTTCCCTTGGGGCGCTTAGAAAGCCCGGATCTCCACCCCGTGGGCCAAAAGGGCCTCCCGCACCGCCCGCACCACCAGGGGGGCGTTGGGGTTATCCCCGTGGATGCAAAGGGTTTCCGCCCGCACCTCCACCTCCCCCCCGTCCAGGGCCTCCACCCTCCCCTCCAGGACCATGCGCACCGCCCGCCGGGCGGCCTCCTCGGGGTCGGTGATCCAGCTTCCCGGCATGGAGCGGGGGGCAAGCTGGCCGTTTTTCAGGTAGGCCCGTTCGGGAAAGGCCTCCAGGACCACCCTAAGCCCCAAGGCCCGGGCCTCCTCCTCGTAGACCGTGCCCGGGAGGACCACCAGGGGCAGGGCGGGGTCAAAGGCCCGCACCGCCTCGGCGATGGCCCGGGCCGTCTCCCGGTCCCGGCAGGCCTTGAGGTAGAGGGCCCCGTGGGGCTTCACGTGGTGGAGGGAAAGGCCCTCCGCCTTGAGGAGGGCGGAAAGGGCCCCGATCTGGTAGAGAACGTCCGCGTAGACCTCCTCCGGGCTTAAGGCCATCTCCCGCCGGCCGAAGCCCACCAGGTCGGGAAAGCCGGGGTGGGCCCCCACCTGGACCCCATGGGCCTTGGCCAGGCGCAGGGCCTCGAGGATGCGCGTGGGGCTTCCCCCGTGGAAGCCGCAGGCCAGGTTGGCCGAGGTGATGTGGGGGAAGACCTCCCGGTCGTGCCCGTAAAGGAAGGCCCCGTAGGACTCCCCCGCGTCCGCGTTCAGGTCCACCCGCATGTCCCCCACCCTAAAGCCAAGAGGAAAGCCAGCGCAACCAGTTCCCCCCGAGGAAGGCCTCGTCCCCCAGGCGCTTCAGGTCCCCATGGCCCTCGAGGCCCAAGGGCACGCTCTCCAGGCCGAACCCCCCGTCCCAGTCCGAGCCCAAGCCCACCCCCTCCCGCCCCAGGAGGCCCTCCGCGTAGGCCTTGTGCTCCAGAAAGCGGGCTAGAGGCAGGCGGGGCATCCCCCTTTTCCAACCCGCATCCAGGAAGGCGTTGAAAGGGACGAGGCCCAGCACCCCGCCCCGCGCCCTAAGGGCAAGGAGCATCCCGTCGGAGAGGTTTCTCGGCGTGGGAGCGAGGGCGCGGGGGTTGGCGTGGCTCACCAGCACCGGCCCCTCGTACCGCTCCAAGGCCTGGAAGAAGGCCTCGTCCGCAAGGTGGGATAGGTCCAGGGCCACCCCGAGCTCCTCCATCTTGAGGAGGAGGGCCTCCCCCATGGGGGTGAGGGGGCCAGGGTGGGCGTTTCCCCCGGCGTAGGGGCTCCCCGTGGCCCAGGCGGGGCCGAGAAGGCGCACCCCTTCCCGGTAAAGGTCCTCCAGGGCCTCCGGCTCCGGGAGGGGGTGGGCCCCTTCCAGGAGGAGGACCAGGCCCAGAACCCCGTCCCTGGGGTAGGCCTCGAGGTGGCACTTCAGGTCCTCCCCGTCCCGGAGGAGGCGCACCAGGCCCCTTTCCTCCCAGGCCCGGTACAGGGCCACTTGGCGCCGGGCCTCCTCCCAAAGCCGGCCCGCGTGGGCCTTGGGGTCCACGAACACCGTGGCGAAGGCCAAGCCCACCCCCGCTTCCTTCAAGGCGGGGAGGGTCACCATGGGGGTTTCCTCCCCCTCTCCCTTCCTCTGCCGGAGCTGGGAAAGGGGGAGGGTGAGGTCCCGCCCCAGGTCCAACGCGTTATAGGCCAGGTCTAGGTGGGCGTCCACCATCATAGGAGCCTAAGGATCCGGTCGTCCCCCGGGCGCACCCGGCCCCGGCCGTCCCGGTTGGAGGTGGTCACGTAAAGGGCCCCCTCGGGCCCCACCCGGACCTCCCGCAGGCGGCCAAAGCCCTCCAGGACCCGCTCCACCCGCGCCACCCGCCACCTTCCCTTGCCCCCTTCCAGCACCAGGCGCAAAAGGGCCTCGCCCCGGAGGCCCGCCACGTAAAGGGCCCCCCTCCAAAAGGCCAGGTTCCCCGGGGGGAAGCCCTCGGGCCAGAAGTAAAGGGGGTCCTGGAAGCGGGGGTCTCCTCCCCGCCCCACCACCTGGGGCCAGCCGTAGTTTTCCCCGGGAAGGATCAGGTTCACCTCGTCGTGGCCAAAGCCCTGCTCCCCGCTGGGCCCGTGCTCCGAGGCAAAGAGCTCCCCCGTCTCGGGGTGCCAGGCCAGGCCCTGGGGGTTGCGGTGGCCGTAGGAATAGATCTCGGGCCGCGCCCCCCTCTGGCCCAGGAAGGGGTTCCCCGGGGCGGGGGCCCCCTCGGGGGTGAGGCGGAGGATCTTGCCCCCTAAAGAGGCGAGGTCCTGGGCCAGGGCCCGCTCGTAGACCTCCCCCGTGGTCACGTAGAGCATCCCGTCGGGGCCGAAGGCGATGCGCCCCCCCGAGTGGAGGCCGTGGGGGCGGGCGGGGATCCCGTCCAGGATGACCCGCTCCAGAACCCCCCGGCTCCCCTCGTGGCGCAGGCGCACCACCTGGTTCCTCAGGCCCCCCTCCTCCACGGTGCGGTAGGCGTAGACGTAGGGGGCCTCGGGAAAGCGGGGGTGGAGGGCGAGGCCTAAAAGGCCCGACTCCCCCCGGGCGTAGACGGGAAGCTCCGCGTAGGGGGTAAGCCTTCCCCCTCGGAAAAGCCGGATCCGCCCCGGCCGCTCGGAGACCAGGAAGCCCCCGTCCGGGAGGAAGGCCAAGGCCCAGGGCGCCTCGAGGCCCCCCACCACCTCCTCCACCCGCCCCTGGGCCCGGGCCAGGGGCAGGGCCGCCAAGAGGGCGAGCACCCGCCTCCTTGAGAGCATGCCCTAAGGATACCCTAGGCCTTGGGGTCCAGGATGACCTTCACCCCCTGCCCCTTTTCCAAGAGGGCGAAGGCCTCCTGGTAGCGGCTTAGGGGCAGGCGGTGGGTGATGAGGGGGGTGAGGTCCACCCGGCCGGAGTAGACCAGGGCGGTGCCCTGCATCCAGGTCTGCCAGAGCCTGCGGCCGGCGATGCCGTAGGCGGTGATCCCCCGCATGACGAGCTCCCCCGCCAGGTCAAAGCGGATGGGGTCTGAGGGGATGCCGAGGATCCTGGCCTCCCCCCCGGGGATGAGGGCCTTCAGGCCCTGGTGGATGGCCGCCTCGTTCCCGGAAAACTCCAGGAGGACCTCCACCCCGCTTCCCGTAACCTGCCGCACCACCTCCAGGAGGTCTTCCTCCAGAGGGTTCACCAAGCGGTCCGCGTAGGGGCGGGCGAAGCCCAAGCGGTAGGGGTTGGGGTCGGAGACCAGGATGGGGCCGGCCCCGCTGGCCCGGGCCACCATGGCCGCCATGAGGCCGATGGGCCCCGCTCCCGTAATGAGGACGCTCTTCCCCGAAACCCCGCTTCCCGCGTAGACCGTGTGGACCGCGTTGCCAAAAGGCTCCAGGATGGCCGCCACCTCAAAGGGGAAGCCCTCCGGGTGGACCCAGGCGTTTTCCGCCGGGACGAGGGCGTACTCGGCGAAGCCCCCGTCCCGGTCCACCCCCAGGATCTCCGTGTTCAGGCAGACGTGGTAGTGGCCCACCCGGCAGGCGGGGCAGGTATGGCAGACCACGTGGCTTTCCAGGCTCACCCGGTCCCCCACCTTGGGCCTTTTCACCCCCGGGCCCACCGCCTCCACCACCCCGCTGAACTCGTGCCCCAGGACCAAAGGCGGGCGGATCCGCCCCTGGGCCCAGGCGTCCCAGCGCCAGATGTGGAGATCGGTGCCGCAGATGCTGGCCGCCTCCACCCGCACCAGGATCTCCCCGGGGCCGGGCTCGGGCACGGGGCGTTCCACCAGGGTTAGGCCAGGGCTTCCTTCCAGTTTGGCGAGCGCGCGCATACCGGGGGCATCCTACCACCGGTAAAGGGCCCCCACGCTGAAGCGCACGGTGTCGGAGGCCTCGAGGCCGAGGGAGAGGGCCAGGTCCGGGGCGAGGTCGTAGCCCAGCTCCAAGTCCAGGCGGCTCAATCGCCCGTCCCCGAAGAGGAAGGTAGAGCCCAGGCTCACGGTGAGCCCGTCCCGGCGGTAGCCCACGGAGAAGGTCTGCGCCCCCTGCAGGTCCAGGGTGTAGCCCAGGAAGAGCTCGGGGCTTAAGTATTTGCCGATGGAGAAGCGGGTGTCCTCCAAAGCCCCCCCCTGGAGGGCGGGCAGTTCCACCCGGAGCCGGTCCAGCCCCAGGGCGCGGGCCAGCTCCCGCTCCAGCTGGCCCACCAGGAGGTTTTCCAACACCGCCCCCAGGGCCACCTGGGGGAAGGTCTCCGCCAGGCGGGTCACGTCGGGGGTGCCGAGGGCGAGGAGGGCGTAGATCTCCGGCTCGGAAAGGGGGGGCTCGGAGGTGAAGCGGGGCTCGAGGCGCACCTTCACCCGGCCGTTTTCCCGGAGGAACTCCCCTTGGGCCTCGAGGGCCACGGCGTAGCCCCGCACCTGGGCCGAGGCCTTTAGGGCGAACTCGGGGAGGAGACCCCGGTCCGGGCGGAAGCGGAGGGCGCTTTCGGGCTCCAAGGCAAACTGGGCGTCCCACAGGCGGAAGGCCCCCCAAAGGGGCCGGACCTCCCCCACCAAATAGGGGTCGGCGTAGGGGCCCTCCAGGTACACCTCCCCCTTAAGCTCCCCCTGGGCTAGGCTCTCCTGGACCAAGATCCCCCGCTCCGCGTAGATCCGCACCCCCTCAAAGCGGAGGGGGAGGGGCGCCCCTGGGGCCTCCCCGGTGGGCACCCCCTCCTGCACCAAGGCCCGCTGGCCCGCCTCGGGGATGGCCAGGCGGGCCCTCAAGACCTCCGCGTTCCCCGTAAGGTGGTAGGTGCCCTTCTCCTCGTAAAGGAAGAAGCTCTTCACGTCCAGCAGGCCCTCTTGCAGGTAGTAACGGGGGTAGTAGAGGGGAAGCTTGCCGTAGCCCGCAAGCCGCAAGGGAAAGAGGGTGCCCGAGGCCTGGGCCTCCCCTAGGGCGATCCCCACCCCGTAGCCGGGGTAGCGGAGGGCGAGCTCCGCAGGGGTGGCTTCCTTAAGGCCGGGCAGGGAGACCTCCCCCCGGGCCAGGACCCGGAAGTCCTCTAAGGTGCCCTGGAGGCCCAGCCGGGCCCGCCCCGGGAAGGGCTTGGAGAGGAGGAGCTCCCCCTCCGCCCTAGCCCCCCCGTTTAGGGCAAGGAGGCCCTTGGGCACGCGCCCCTCCAGGGGGCCTAAGCGGAAGGCGAAGTCCTCCAGGTCCACCCGGAACCCCTCCCCGGTAAGGCGAAGCTCCAGGGTGCCCGAGGCCTGGGGCCGGTAGGGCTTTAAGAAGGGCACCACCTGGAGAACGGGGGTGTAGACGGTGTCCTTAAGGGTGAGGCGGAGGTCGCTCCCCTCCGGGCTCCAGTAGCCCGCCCCCTCCCAGCTCCCCCGGCCCGAGAGGCGGAGGTGGTCCACGGTAAGCCGCCTTCCCCCGTAGCGGAAGGCGGCCTGCCCCCTAAGCTCATCCCCCCCGCCCCGGAAGACCAGGCTCTCCCCCACCAGCACCCCCTCCCCCGCCCAGGGGTCCCCAAGGGGCAGGCGGAGGCGGAGCGCGCCCGTCCAGTAGGCCTGGCCCTCCAGGGGGCCCGCCACCGCGGCGAGGAGGAGGTGGAGGGGGAAGCCCCGGGGGTCGGCCCGGAGGTCCAGAACCCCCCGCTCCCAGGCCAGGGCCAGGGGGGTGCGCCCCAGGACCCCCAAAACCTCCACCCTGGGGCCAAAGCCGCCCTGCAGGCTAAAGGGCAGGGTCTCCCCCGCCACCCCCACCTGCCCCTCCAAGCGGGCCTCTCCCCTACCCCCCTTAAAGGCCACCTCCCCCGAGGCCCGGCCCTTCAGGTAGGGGGCGTATCGGCCCAAGAAGTCCTCCAAGGCGGCGTCTTCCAGGCGAAGGCGCCCCTCCAGGGGAAGAAGGGTGCCCTGCCCCTGGAGCCGGCCCACCTCCCCCGAGAGGACCCCCTCCACGGGGAAGCCCGGGCCATCCCGCACCTCCCCCAGGAACCGGGCCCCCAAGGGGGCCAAGGGCAGGTCCACCTTCAGGACCCCCCCACCCTCCCCGGGGTAGCGGAGATGGCCCCGCAGATAGGGGCCCTCCGCCTTAAGCTCCACCTCCAAAAAGCGCCCCGATAGCTCCACGGCCTGCGGGCCCGCCCGGTAGTGGACCCGGTAGCCTCCGGCCAGGTCCACCCGCCCCTCCAAAGCCCCCTCCCCCGCCGCCCACCAGGGATGGGCCGGGTGGGCCCCCTCCAGGAAAACCTCCTTCCCCTTCCCCTCCAGGCGCAAACTGAGCCCGGAAAGGGGCAGGGCCAGCGCCCCGGACACCTCCCCCCCCTGGTAGCGCAGGGCCCCCTCCCCAAAGGTGGCGGAGAGGGTGAGGGCCAGAGCCTCCAGGTCCAAGACCCCCCGCACCTCCCCTTCCGCCAAAGGGTTTGGGGGCAGGGTAAGGGCCAGGGCCACCCTTCCGCCCTCGCCCTCCACCCGGATGGGGGGGAGGGAAAGGACGCGCACCTCCCCCGACCCCCGGGCCTCCCGCCGGGCCAGGTCCACCCCCACCCCCCCCACCTCCAAGAGGGGCCAGGCCAGGCGGAAGGCCTGGCCCAAGGCCTCCCCCTCCAGGAGAGGCACCCCCCGCCCGGAAAGCCGCGCCCGCCCGTAGGGGAAGGCCACCTCCCCCTCCCAGGCCCCCCGGTAGGCCACCTCCCCCTCTAAATCCCCCGAAAGGCGGGCCTCCAAAGCCCCCTCCCTCCAAGCCCCCTCCGCCTCCGCCCGCCGCCCAAAGGCCTCCAGAAGGAGGCGGCCCTTTAGGTGGGCAAAAGAACCCTCCACCCCCCCCGTGAGGCGCAAGGGGCCGTAGGCAAACCCCTGGAGGCGGAGGCCCACCCCGCCGGGTCCCACCTCCCCCGAAACCCCATCCCCCTCCACCCTCAGGCGGAAGCCGGGAAGGCCCGTGAGGGCCAAGGCCACCTCCCCGTACCGGTAGACCCCCTTAAGCCACACCCCCGGATAGGCCCCCTCCGCCTCCAAAACCCCAAGGCCCCAGGGCAAGGGCCCCTCGTACCGGTAACGCAGGGCCAAAGGGGAAAGGTCCAGCCGCCCGGTAAGGGGAAGGTCCACCCCCAAAAGGTCCAGCCCCAGCCCCCGCCCCACCGCCCGCACCGCCCCGTAGGGGGTGGAAAGCACCCCCTCCCCGGCCACCCCCCCCTGGTAGCGGTACGCGCCCCGGAACCCCACCCCCCGGTAGGCCAGGTCCAGTCGCGCCCCCCCTTCCACCCCCGCGCAAGGCCCCAGGGGCCGGGGCAGGCAGAAGACCCCCTCCCCACCCCCCTCCAAAGCCCCCTCGCCCCTCAGCAGGATGCGCCCCGAGCCTAGGTCCGCCTCCGCCAAAACCGCACCCTCAGGCACCGGGTAGCGCACTTGGAGCCGCCCAGAAAGCCCCTCCCGGTAAAAAGCCTCCCCCCTTACCCTAGGCCCCAGGAAGCGCGCCCATAAGCCCCCCTCCCCATACCCCGCCTCCAGGGCCTCCCCGAGGAGGGTTCCCCTAACCTCCGCCCGCAAGGGGGAAAGCCAAAGCCGCCCCGAGGCCTCCCCTTCTAAACCCAGCCCCGCCCCCGGACGGAGGGTGAGGGAAAGGGGCCCTGTCCAAGGCCCTTCCCCGGAAAGCCCCACGAAGAGGGGCAGGCCCAAGGGGGTGAGGTCCAAACCCCCTTGGGCCTTTAGGCGCCCTCCCTCCAGGGCCAGGTCCAGCCCCTCTCCCCGGGCCTCCAGGCTTAGGGCCTCCACCCCGTAAGCCCCTCCTCCCTGCCGGTAGGCGAGGCGGAAGGGAAGCCTCAGGCCCTCCCCTTCCAAGGCCCCCCGCCCCTCCGCCCGGAGGTCGGGGAGGGTGCCCAAAAGCGCCACCTCCCCCTTTAGGGCCCCTTTCAGAAGGGGAAGGTCCAGCCCCACCCGTCCGGAAAGGGAAAGGCCCTGGAGGAGGCCCTCCCCCCGGACCGCCCCCGGCCCCACCCGCCCGGAAAGCCTGAGGCGCAAGTGACCCTCCCCCACGCCCTCCAGGCGAAGCCCAAGCCCCTCCGCCCGAAACCCCCCCCGGTAGCCCCCGGGACCGTAGGCCAGGTCCGCTTGGAGGGCCACCCCCTCCACCGCCCCCTGCCCTTTCAAGTGAAGGTGCAGCCCCTCCTCGTAGCGGGCCTCCAGGGCTAAGGGCGCATGCCAGGTCGCCCGCACCCTGGCCCCCTCCCCCAGGAGCTCCACCGGCCCCTCCTGCTCCAGATAGGCCAGGCTCCGGAGGAAGCCCTGCCCCCGGTACCCCGTCCCCGACCAGAGGAGGTCCAGCGCCCCTTCCGCATAGGAAGAGCGGTGGCGGAGCCGGCCTTCCCCCTTCTGGGCCAGGAGGTCCAGGCGTGCCGAAAGGCGGGTTTCCCCAAGCCCCTCCCCCGCGTGGCGGGCCTCGAGCCCCAGGGCGCTCCAGGGGCCTTCCACCTGAAGCTCCCAATCCTGGTAGCGGAAAGCCCCCTCCAGGCGCCTTCCCCCAAGGTCCAGCCGGCCCGTTCCGGAAAGCGCCCCCAGGCCCTGTAGCGCCCCCGTTCCCGGGGTCCAGGCCAGGCCCACCTCCCGCCAGAGGAGCCGGAGCGTCCCCTCCCCATAGCGGAAGCGGAAGGCCTCCCCGCCGTAGGCCACCTCCCCCTGGGCCTCCCCCCCGCCCCTCAGGTCCAGCGCCCCTTCCGCCCGCCCCCCCAAGGGGAGGCCCAGGGCCTTCCCCAAAGGCCCGAGGTCCAGGCGGAAGGCCACCTCCTCCCCCAAAAGGCGCAGATGGGAGCCCTCGTAGGCCACCTCCAGGAAGGTCCCTTCCCCGTACCCTCCCCGGAAGCGGAAGGGAAGCCCGGCCCAGACCCCCTCCCCCTCGCCCGAAACCTTAAGGCCCTCCCCCCGGAAGGCCCCTTCCAGCGCCCCGCCGCGCTCCAGGAGGCGGAAGGGGAGGCGGAAGGCCCCCCGGTAGCCAAGCCCCTCCCCCTCCAGCCGGA contains these protein-coding regions:
- a CDS encoding ComF family protein; translated protein: MPWAFLEALLGHRCPGCGGPLDRPLLCTLCRGSLRPFRTDRFVYLGLYGRVGGLVRALKYGGRWGLAPILAEALALGVEEAGWPLKGVTAVPTLLPRLLRRGYNPPDLLARALAARLGLLYRPVLYRARYAPSRPLVRGRARARLPEGLFRPRGRVEGAWLLVDDVLTSGATFLRAEEALLEAGAERVYGAFIALKGPKALGPYR
- a CDS encoding PQQ-dependent sugar dehydrogenase produces the protein MLSRRRVLALLAALPLARAQGRVEEVVGGLEAPWALAFLPDGGFLVSERPGRIRLFRGGRLTPYAELPVYARGESGLLGLALHPRFPEAPYVYAYRTVEEGGLRNQVVRLRHEGSRGVLERVILDGIPARPHGLHSGGRIAFGPDGMLYVTTGEVYERALAQDLASLGGKILRLTPEGAPAPGNPFLGQRGARPEIYSYGHRNPQGLAWHPETGELFASEHGPSGEQGFGHDEVNLILPGENYGWPQVVGRGGDPRFQDPLYFWPEGFPPGNLAFWRGALYVAGLRGEALLRLVLEGGKGRWRVARVERVLEGFGRLREVRVGPEGALYVTTSNRDGRGRVRPGDDRILRLL
- the mtnA gene encoding S-methyl-5-thioribose-1-phosphate isomerase, which produces MRLLPFRFDREEGVFWLLDQRRLPQEEVWVPVRTAKGMAEAIRAMVVRGAPAIGVSAAFGMVLAHLSGEDPEEADRLLRASRPTAVNLFHALDRLRPHWGSLEGTLEGAYALWREVEETEAAISRHGAEVLRGQVLTHCNTGPLATGGYGTALGAILEAHRRGLVRHVWVDETRPYLQGARLTAFELMKAGVPATLIADNMAGFLMARGQVDAVIVGVDRMALNGDFANKIGTYALAVLAHHHGIPFYAALPLSSVDPKLESGEGIPIEERPAEEVTHLRGLPIAPEGFPAYHPAFDVTPHRYLTGIITEKGVLYPPFGEALRRALGLS
- a CDS encoding dipeptidase, which encodes MMVDAHLDLAYNALDLGRDLTLPLSQLRQRKGEGEETPMVTLPALKEAGVGLAFATVFVDPKAHAGRLWEEARRQVALYRAWEERGLVRLLRDGEDLKCHLEAYPRDGVLGLVLLLEGAHPLPEPEALEDLYREGVRLLGPAWATGSPYAGGNAHPGPLTPMGEALLLKMEELGVALDLSHLADEAFFQALERYEGPVLVSHANPRALAPTPRNLSDGMLLALRARGGVLGLVPFNAFLDAGWKRGMPRLPLARFLEHKAYAEGLLGREGVGLGSDWDGGFGLESVPLGLEGHGDLKRLGDEAFLGGNWLRWLSSWL
- a CDS encoding LamB/YcsF family protein; protein product: MRVDLNADAGESYGAFLYGHDREVFPHITSANLACGFHGGSPTRILEALRLAKAHGVQVGAHPGFPDLVGFGRREMALSPEEVYADVLYQIGALSALLKAEGLSLHHVKPHGALYLKACRDRETARAIAEAVRAFDPALPLVVLPGTVYEEEARALGLRVVLEAFPERAYLKNGQLAPRSMPGSWITDPEEAARRAVRMVLEGRVEALDGGEVEVRAETLCIHGDNPNAPLVVRAVREALLAHGVEIRAF
- the tdh gene encoding L-threonine 3-dehydrogenase; its protein translation is MRALAKLEGSPGLTLVERPVPEPGPGEILVRVEAASICGTDLHIWRWDAWAQGRIRPPLVLGHEFSGVVEAVGPGVKRPKVGDRVSLESHVVCHTCPACRVGHYHVCLNTEILGVDRDGGFAEYALVPAENAWVHPEGFPFEVAAILEPFGNAVHTVYAGSGVSGKSVLITGAGPIGLMAAMVARASGAGPILVSDPNPYRLGFARPYADRLVNPLEEDLLEVVRQVTGSGVEVLLEFSGNEAAIHQGLKALIPGGEARILGIPSDPIRFDLAGELVMRGITAYGIAGRRLWQTWMQGTALVYSGRVDLTPLITHRLPLSRYQEAFALLEKGQGVKVILDPKA
- a CDS encoding translocation/assembly module TamB domain-containing protein is translated as MRRLLFLLPLLFLLALPAWPPLLQGVVRWGLEGAGFSGKVEGVRGYLLLGLRLRGVDLRGEGLSLKAEEVEVAYDLLGLLRRELPLRVRVRKGLIRPTWEALIPEKPGPPPPIRTLFRSLVLEEVAVELPKGERLFLPPLRLTLEGQNPYRFLARLPGGTLEGEARPLAEDLSAWRVAFRGGVGALSFFYPGLLGGALSGEVEVGPKGVLGRARVEGGAVELVGFRLSGVGGEVRLLGGRAEAELRGEGLEGPLTAWAEVDWGRAFYRFRLEGRPRLQALARHYGLELPLEGEGLLRLEGSGWERLALEGAFEGEGRLLGEPFRHRGRLGFDGVFSLEALAEGRLFDRTYALDFALRGQAYRAHLRDSLGSALRLEGEGVQARGEGAVAWPRPLEGLARVRFLSEGSRFRVGVESPGVRLPLFQPLDLSGSLEGEGGRVRGRLGPLAFFGPWSDLALSLKATPLLLGALEGEGRLRLGRLRADLRYDSPYARLPLFVVQEDGGFRFLSPYGEGRYRKGVLDLALRDLPLSLLDTFRLSGRARYGGEGLSGRLSLKGRYLEAEAHLRGLGAELRGAALTPLGRVPLEGVYDPERGLDLRAGGLGVRYREGLRVVGKGGLGPLLLEADLAYREGFSGWARFRAYGVEGRLLGEGPRLSLSTWGWVEAEGEVYPSLRLSGRLIPPAVEGLALPPLPLQLDREGLRVEGVGEVAFRGGFPFRLRLPFAYRGQEGVLEAEGDLQGGRAALKTPYGALSAQGPWRGLRLQGEARLPALGAGALRGEADLLALRYRGEARFSALALAFSGEGLRVRFQGAGPGLRLSGGYEGALRLDLRAEGLDLSPFGLFGKVSGAWGEGGGRLLWETPYGRLEALGHELLKARLRFQGPYGEGEGEASPEGLSARLEGGYRQGGVALRLEASGGGPWTALAFALKGRAEAPYLEPVDLEGRARLEGGRFRYALEGPIRLEGEGLGYRGAFRLPFRLLERGGALEGAFRGEGLKVSGEGEGVWAGLPFRFRGGYGEGTFLEVAYEGSHLRLLGEEVAFRLDLGPLGKALGLPLGGRAEGALDLRGGGEAQGEVAYGGEAFRFRYGEGTLRLLWREVGLAWTPGTGALQGLGALSGTGRLDLGGRRLEGAFRYQDWELQVEGPWSALGLEARHAGEGLGETRLSARLDLLAQKGEGRLRHRSSYAEGALDLLWSGTGYRGQGFLRSLAYLEQEGPVELLGEGARVRATWHAPLALEARYEEGLHLHLKGQGAVEGVALQADLAYGPGGYRGGFRAEGLGLRLEGVGEGHLRLRLSGRVGPGAVRGEGLLQGLSLSGRVGLDLPLLKGALKGEVALLGTLPDLRAEGRGALEGEGLRLPFRLAYRQGGGAYGVEALSLEARGEGLDLALEGGRLKAQGGLDLTPLGLPLFVGLSGEGPWTGPLSLTLRPGAGLGLEGEASGRLWLSPLRAEVRGTLLGEALEAGYGEGGLWARFLGPRVRGEAFYREGLSGRLQVRYPVPEGAVLAEADLGSGRILLRGEGALEGGGEGVFCLPRPLGPCAGVEGGARLDLAYRGVGFRGAYRYQGGVAGEGVLSTPYGAVRAVGRGLGLDLLGVDLPLTGRLDLSPLALRYRYEGPLPWGLGVLEAEGAYPGVWLKGVYRYGEVALALTGLPGFRLRVEGDGVSGEVGPGGVGLRLQGFAYGPLRLTGGVEGSFAHLKGRLLLEAFGRRAEAEGAWREGALEARLSGDLEGEVAYRGAWEGEVAFPYGRARLSGRGVPLLEGEALGQAFRLAWPLLEVGGVGVDLARREARGSGEVRVLSLPPIRVEGEGGRVALALTLPPNPLAEGEVRGVLDLEALALTLSATFGEGALRYQGGEVSGALALPLSGLSLRLEGKGKEVFLEGAHPAHPWWAAGEGALEGRVDLAGGYRVHYRAGPQAVELSGRFLEVELKAEGPYLRGHLRYPGEGGGVLKVDLPLAPLGARFLGEVRDGPGFPVEGVLSGEVGRLQGQGTLLPLEGRLRLEDAALEDFLGRYAPYLKGRASGEVAFKGGRGEARLEGQVGVAGETLPFSLQGGFGPRVEVLGVLGRTPLALAWERGVLDLRADPRGFPLHLLLAAVAGPLEGQAYWTGALRLRLPLGDPWAGEGVLVGESLVFRGGGDELRGQAAFRYGGRRLTVDHLRLSGRGSWEGAGYWSPEGSDLRLTLKDTVYTPVLQVVPFLKPYRPQASGTLELRLTGEGFRVDLEDFAFRLGPLEGRVPKGLLALNGGARAEGELLLSKPFPGRARLGLQGTLEDFRVLARGEVSLPGLKEATPAELALRYPGYGVGIALGEAQASGTLFPLRLAGYGKLPLYYPRYYLQEGLLDVKSFFLYEEKGTYHLTGNAEVLRARLAIPEAGQRALVQEGVPTGEAPGAPLPLRFEGVRIYAERGILVQESLAQGELKGEVYLEGPYADPYLVGEVRPLWGAFRLWDAQFALEPESALRFRPDRGLLPEFALKASAQVRGYAVALEAQGEFLRENGRVKVRLEPRFTSEPPLSEPEIYALLALGTPDVTRLAETFPQVALGAVLENLLVGQLERELARALGLDRLRVELPALQGGALEDTRFSIGKYLSPELFLGYTLDLQGAQTFSVGYRRDGLTVSLGSTFLFGDGRLSRLDLELGYDLAPDLALSLGLEASDTVRFSVGALYRW